One genomic segment of Odocoileus virginianus isolate 20LAN1187 ecotype Illinois chromosome 33, Ovbor_1.2, whole genome shotgun sequence includes these proteins:
- the RHBDL1 gene encoding rhomboid-related protein 1 isoform X2: MLGCQDGQVACREVPSGSPRLESPSSGLFPEAFPEEVALALTPRPGKRVVCRRVLGTARDSVSRLPLRGTSRMGIGSRAPFLPGHVLVRGARVSRPRVAGRASVACAAGAGGSVTRRRTERAEPEGRGGAESSAEQPLPAAAADPGPGPRPGSMDRSSLLQLIQEQQLDPENTGFIGADTFTGLVHRHELPLDPAKLDMLVALAQSNERGQVCYQELVDLRALPRDGLLDEPGLGVYKRFVRYVAYEILPREVDRHWYFYRHRSCPPPVFMASVTLAQIIVFLCYGARLNKWVLQTYHPEYMKSPLVYHPGHRARAWRFLTYMFMHVGLEQLGFNALLQLMIGVPLEMVHGLLRISLLYLAGVLAGSLTVSITDMRAPVVGGSGGVYALCSAHLANVVMNWAGMRCPYKLLRMVLALVCMSSEVGRAVWLRFSPPLPASGPQPSFMAHLAGAVVGVSMGLTILRSYEERLRDQCGWWVVLLAYGTFLLFAIFWNIFAYDLLGAHIPPPP; encoded by the exons ATGCTAGGCTGTCAGGATGGGCAAGTTGCCTGCAGGGAGGTACCTTCTGGGAGCCcccgcctggagagtcccagcaGTGGGCTGTTCCCTGAGGCCTTCCCCGAGGAGGTGGCGTTGGCGCTGACACCCCGCCCGGGAAAACGGGTCGTGTGCAGGAGGGTCTTGGGTACTGCGCGTGACTCAGTTTCACGGCTGCCGCTCCGCGGGACTAGCAGGATGGGAATTGGGAGCCGCGCGCCGTTCTTGCCCGGGCACGTCCTCGTGCGGGGTGCGCGCGTGTCCCGACCGCGCGTGGCTGGGCGGGCGTCGGTGGCGTGTGCGGCGGGGGCGGGCGGCTCCGTGACGCGGCGCCGAACGGAGCGGGCGGAGCCGGAGGGCCGGGGCGGAGCGGAGTCGTCCGCAGAGCAGCCCCTCCCGGCCGCGGCCGCCgaccccggccccggcccccggcccggCTCTATGGACAGGAGCTCGCTGCTGCAGCTTATCCAGGAGCAG CAGCTGGACCCTGAGAACACAGGCTTCATTGGTGCAGACACCTTCACTGGCCTGGTGCACCGCCATGAGCTGCCCCTGGACCCAGCCAAGCTGGACATGCTGGTGGCACTGGCCCAGAGCAACGAGCGGGGCCAGGTCTGCTATCAGGAGCTGGTGGACCTG CGGGCGCTGCCTCGGGACGGGCTGCTGGATGAGCCAGGCCTGGGTGTTTACAAGCGGTTCGTGCGCTACGTGGCCTACGAGATCCTGCCCCGAGAGGTGGACCGCCACTGGTATTTCTACCGGCACCGCAGCTGCCCGCCCCCCGTATTTATGGCCTCAGTCACCCTTGCCCAG ATCATCGTGTTCCTGTGCTATGGGGCCCGGCTCAACAAGTGGGTGCTGCAGACCTACCACCCCGAGTACATGAAGAGCCCCCTCGTGTACCACCCCGGCCACCGGGCTCGGGCCTGGCGCTTCCTCACCTATATGTTCATGCATGTCGG GCTGGAGCAGCTGGGGTTCAATGCCCTCCTGCAGCTGATGATCGGGGTGCCATTGGAGATGGTGCACGGCCTGCTCCGCATCAGCCTGCTCTACCTGGCGGGTGTGCTGGCAG GTTCCCTGACCGTCTCCATTACTGACATGCGGGCCCCTGTGGTGGGGGGCTCCGGCGGGGTCTATGCCCTGTGTTCTGCACACCTGGCCAATGTCGTCATG AACTGGGCTGGGATGAGGTGTCCCTACAAGCTGCTGAGGATGGTGCTGGCCCTGGTGTGCA TGAGCTCCGAGGTGGGCCGGGCCGTATGGCTGCGCTTCTCCCCGCCACTGCCTGCCTCAGGCCCACAGCCCAGCTTCATGGCGCACCTGGCGGGCGCGGTGGTGGGCGTCAGCATGGGCCTGACCATCCTGCGCAGCTACGAAGAGCGCCTGCGGGACCAGTGCGGCTGGTGGGTGGTACTGCTTGCCTATGGCACCTTCCTGCTGTTTGCCATCTTCTGGAACATCTTTGCCTACGACCTGTTGGGTGCCCATATCCCCCCACCACCCTGA
- the JMJD8 gene encoding jmjC domain-containing protein 8 isoform X2 gives MALGARPLLWLALWTLAVPARSSGEDADGGWRRPGPGAPAAVTEEEHCTVERRADLSYAEFVQRYAFSRPVILRGLTDNSRFRDLCTRQRLLASFGHSVVRLSTANTYSYQKVDLPFQKYVEQMLHPQDPISMGNDTLYFFGDNNFTEWASLFRHYSPPPFSLLGTTPAYSFGIAGAGSGVPFHWHGPGFSERWFLYPPEKTPEFHPNKTTLAWLRDTYPALTPSARPLECTVQAGEVLYFPDRWWHATLNLDTSVFISTFLS, from the exons ATGGCGCTGGGGGCGCGGCCGCTTCTGTGGCTCGCGCTCTGGACCCTGGCGGTTCCCGCCCGGAGCTCCGGGGAGGACGCCGACGGAGGGTG GCGGCGGCCCGGGCCGGGGGCGCCGGCGGCCGTGACGGAGGAGGAGCACTGCACTGTGGAGCGCCGGGCCGACCTCAGCTACGCCGAGTTCGTGCAGCG CTACGCCTTTTCCAGACCTGTTATTCTGCGGGGGCTCACAGACAATTCA AGGTTCCGGGACCTATGCACCCGTCAGAGGCTGTTGGCCTCCTTTGGACACAGCGTGGTCCGGTTGAGCACCGCCAACACCTACTCCTACCAGAAAG TGGACCTGCCCTTTCAGAAGTATGTGGAGCAGATGCTGCACCCCCAGGACCCTATCTCCATGGGCAATG ACACTCTGTACTTCTTTGGGGACAACAACTTCACTGAATGGGCCTCCCTCTTTCGGCACTACTCTCCACCTCCGTTCAGCCTACTGGGTACAACTCCTGCTTACAGCTTTGGGATTGCAG GAGCTGGCTCTGGGGTGCCCTTCCACTGGCATGGACCCGGGTTCTCGGAG cgcTGGTTCCTGTACCCTCCTGAGAAGACGCCCGAATTCCACCCCAACAAAACCACACTGGCCTGGCTCCGGGACACATACCCGGCCCTGACACCATCTGCACGGCCCCTGGAATGCACTGTCCAGGCTGGTGAG GTGCTGTATTTCCCTGACCGATGGTGGCATGCCACACTCAACCTTGACACCAGCGTCTTCATCTCTACCTTCCTCAGCTAG
- the STUB1 gene encoding E3 ubiquitin-protein ligase CHIP isoform X2, with amino-acid sequence MKGKEEKEGGARLGAGGGSPEKSPSAQELKEQGNRLFVGRKYPEAAACYGRAITRNPLVAVYYTNRALCYLKMQQHEQALADCRRALELDGQSVKAHFFLGQCQLEMESYDEAIANLQRAYNLAKEQRLNFGDDIPSALRIAKKKRWNSIEERRIHQENELHSYLTRLIVAERERELEECQRNHEGDEDDSHIRAQQACIEAKHVRVPQLKCVSCVCVRACCDVRCPSSCRVCVSLCMGRGEGCQAHKWLFGSLQDKYLADMDELFSQVDEKRKKRDIPDYLCGKISFELMREPCITPSGITYDRKDIEEHLQVRACGCWQWNPHPLSSS; translated from the exons ATGAAGggcaaggaggagaaggagggcgGCGCACGGCTCGGCGCCGGCGGCGGCAGCCCCGAGAAGAGCCCGAGTGCACAGGAGCTCAAGGAGCAGGGCAATCGGCTCTTCGTGGGCCGCAAGTACCCGGAGGCGGCGGCCTGCTACGGCCGCGCCATC ACCCGGAACCCCTTGGTGGCAGTGTATTACACCAACCGGGCACTGTGCTACCTGAAGATGCAGCAGCACGAGCAAGCCCTGGCTGACTGTCGGCGCGCCCTGGAGCTGGACGGGCAGTCTGTGAAGGCACACTTCTTCCTGGGGCAGTGCCAGCTGGAGATGGAAAGCTATGATGAGGCTATTGCCAACCTGCAGCGAG CCTACAACCTGGCCAAGGAGCAGCGGCTCAACTTTGGGGACGACATCCCCAGTGCTCTGCGCATCGCAAAGAAGAAGCGCTGGAACAGCATCGAGGAGCGGCGCATCCACCAGGAAAATGAGCTGCACTCTTACCTCACACGGCTCATTGTGGCTGAGCGTGAGAG GGAACTGGAAGAGTGTCAGCGGAACCACGAGGGTGATGAGGACGACAGCCACATACGGGCCCAGCAGGCCTGCATTGAAGCCAAGCATGTGAGGGTGCCCCAGCTCAagtgtgtgtcctgtgtgtgtgtgcgtgcgtgctgtGACGTGAGGTGCCCCAGCTCCTGTCGGGTCTGTGTCTCTCTCTgcatggggaggggagaggggtgtcAGGCCCACAAGTGGCTGTTTGGTTCTTTGCAGGACAAGTACTTGGCAGACATGGATGAGCTCTTCTCCCAGGTAGATGAGAAGAGAAAG AAGCGAGACATCCCCGACTACCTGTGCGGCAAGATCAGCTTTGAGCTGATGCGGGAGCCCTGCATCACGCCCAGCGGCATCACTTACGACCGCAAGGACATCGAGGAGCACCTGCAGGTGAGGGCCTGTGGGTGTTGGCAGTGGAACCCCCACCCACTGAGCAGCTCCTAA
- the RHBDL1 gene encoding rhomboid-related protein 1 isoform X3, producing the protein MLGCQDGQVACREVPSGSPRLESPSSGLFPEAFPEEVALALTPRPGKRVVCRRVLGTARDSVSRLPLRGTSRMGIGSRAPFLPGHVLVRGARVSRPRVAGRASVACAAGAGGSVTRRRTERAEPEGRGGAESSAEQPLPAAAADPGPGPRPGSMDRSSLLQLIQEQQLDPENTGFIGADTFTGLVHRHELPLDPAKLDMLVALAQSNERGQVCYQELVDLIIVFLCYGARLNKWVLQTYHPEYMKSPLVYHPGHRARAWRFLTYMFMHVGLEQLGFNALLQLMIGVPLEMVHGLLRISLLYLAGVLAGSLTVSITDMRAPVVGGSGGVYALCSAHLANVVMNWAGMRCPYKLLRMVLALVCMSSEVGRAVWLRFSPPLPASGPQPSFMAHLAGAVVGVSMGLTILRSYEERLRDQCGWWVVLLAYGTFLLFAIFWNIFAYDLLGAHIPPPP; encoded by the exons ATGCTAGGCTGTCAGGATGGGCAAGTTGCCTGCAGGGAGGTACCTTCTGGGAGCCcccgcctggagagtcccagcaGTGGGCTGTTCCCTGAGGCCTTCCCCGAGGAGGTGGCGTTGGCGCTGACACCCCGCCCGGGAAAACGGGTCGTGTGCAGGAGGGTCTTGGGTACTGCGCGTGACTCAGTTTCACGGCTGCCGCTCCGCGGGACTAGCAGGATGGGAATTGGGAGCCGCGCGCCGTTCTTGCCCGGGCACGTCCTCGTGCGGGGTGCGCGCGTGTCCCGACCGCGCGTGGCTGGGCGGGCGTCGGTGGCGTGTGCGGCGGGGGCGGGCGGCTCCGTGACGCGGCGCCGAACGGAGCGGGCGGAGCCGGAGGGCCGGGGCGGAGCGGAGTCGTCCGCAGAGCAGCCCCTCCCGGCCGCGGCCGCCgaccccggccccggcccccggcccggCTCTATGGACAGGAGCTCGCTGCTGCAGCTTATCCAGGAGCAG CAGCTGGACCCTGAGAACACAGGCTTCATTGGTGCAGACACCTTCACTGGCCTGGTGCACCGCCATGAGCTGCCCCTGGACCCAGCCAAGCTGGACATGCTGGTGGCACTGGCCCAGAGCAACGAGCGGGGCCAGGTCTGCTATCAGGAGCTGGTGGACCTG ATCATCGTGTTCCTGTGCTATGGGGCCCGGCTCAACAAGTGGGTGCTGCAGACCTACCACCCCGAGTACATGAAGAGCCCCCTCGTGTACCACCCCGGCCACCGGGCTCGGGCCTGGCGCTTCCTCACCTATATGTTCATGCATGTCGG GCTGGAGCAGCTGGGGTTCAATGCCCTCCTGCAGCTGATGATCGGGGTGCCATTGGAGATGGTGCACGGCCTGCTCCGCATCAGCCTGCTCTACCTGGCGGGTGTGCTGGCAG GTTCCCTGACCGTCTCCATTACTGACATGCGGGCCCCTGTGGTGGGGGGCTCCGGCGGGGTCTATGCCCTGTGTTCTGCACACCTGGCCAATGTCGTCATG AACTGGGCTGGGATGAGGTGTCCCTACAAGCTGCTGAGGATGGTGCTGGCCCTGGTGTGCA TGAGCTCCGAGGTGGGCCGGGCCGTATGGCTGCGCTTCTCCCCGCCACTGCCTGCCTCAGGCCCACAGCCCAGCTTCATGGCGCACCTGGCGGGCGCGGTGGTGGGCGTCAGCATGGGCCTGACCATCCTGCGCAGCTACGAAGAGCGCCTGCGGGACCAGTGCGGCTGGTGGGTGGTACTGCTTGCCTATGGCACCTTCCTGCTGTTTGCCATCTTCTGGAACATCTTTGCCTACGACCTGTTGGGTGCCCATATCCCCCCACCACCCTGA
- the JMJD8 gene encoding jmjC domain-containing protein 8 isoform X1, whose translation MALGARPLLWLALWTLAVPARSSGEDADGGWRRPGPGAPAAVTEEEHCTVERRADLSYAEFVQRYAFSRPVILRGLTDNSRFRDLCTRQRLLASFGHSVVRLSTANTYSYQKVDLPFQKYVEQMLHPQDPISMGNDTLYFFGDNNFTEWASLFRHYSPPPFSLLGTTPAYSFGIAGAGSGVPFHWHGPGFSEVIYGRKRWFLYPPEKTPEFHPNKTTLAWLRDTYPALTPSARPLECTVQAGEVLYFPDRWWHATLNLDTSVFISTFLS comes from the exons ATGGCGCTGGGGGCGCGGCCGCTTCTGTGGCTCGCGCTCTGGACCCTGGCGGTTCCCGCCCGGAGCTCCGGGGAGGACGCCGACGGAGGGTG GCGGCGGCCCGGGCCGGGGGCGCCGGCGGCCGTGACGGAGGAGGAGCACTGCACTGTGGAGCGCCGGGCCGACCTCAGCTACGCCGAGTTCGTGCAGCG CTACGCCTTTTCCAGACCTGTTATTCTGCGGGGGCTCACAGACAATTCA AGGTTCCGGGACCTATGCACCCGTCAGAGGCTGTTGGCCTCCTTTGGACACAGCGTGGTCCGGTTGAGCACCGCCAACACCTACTCCTACCAGAAAG TGGACCTGCCCTTTCAGAAGTATGTGGAGCAGATGCTGCACCCCCAGGACCCTATCTCCATGGGCAATG ACACTCTGTACTTCTTTGGGGACAACAACTTCACTGAATGGGCCTCCCTCTTTCGGCACTACTCTCCACCTCCGTTCAGCCTACTGGGTACAACTCCTGCTTACAGCTTTGGGATTGCAG GAGCTGGCTCTGGGGTGCCCTTCCACTGGCATGGACCCGGGTTCTCGGAGGTGATCTATGGCCGCAAG cgcTGGTTCCTGTACCCTCCTGAGAAGACGCCCGAATTCCACCCCAACAAAACCACACTGGCCTGGCTCCGGGACACATACCCGGCCCTGACACCATCTGCACGGCCCCTGGAATGCACTGTCCAGGCTGGTGAG GTGCTGTATTTCCCTGACCGATGGTGGCATGCCACACTCAACCTTGACACCAGCGTCTTCATCTCTACCTTCCTCAGCTAG
- the STUB1 gene encoding E3 ubiquitin-protein ligase CHIP isoform X1, translated as MKGKEEKEGGARLGAGGGSPEKSPSAQELKEQGNRLFVGRKYPEAAACYGRAITRNPLVAVYYTNRALCYLKMQQHEQALADCRRALELDGQSVKAHFFLGQCQLEMESYDEAIANLQRAYNLAKEQRLNFGDDIPSALRIAKKKRWNSIEERRIHQENELHSYLTRLIVAERERELEECQRNHEGDEDDSHIRAQQACIEAKHVRVPQLKCVSCVCVRACCDVRCPSSCRVCVSLCMGRGEGCQAHKWLFGSLQDKYLADMDELFSQVDEKRKKRDIPDYLCGKISFELMREPCITPSGITYDRKDIEEHLQRVGHFDPVTRSPLTQEQLIPNLAMKEVIDAFISENGWVEDY; from the exons ATGAAGggcaaggaggagaaggagggcgGCGCACGGCTCGGCGCCGGCGGCGGCAGCCCCGAGAAGAGCCCGAGTGCACAGGAGCTCAAGGAGCAGGGCAATCGGCTCTTCGTGGGCCGCAAGTACCCGGAGGCGGCGGCCTGCTACGGCCGCGCCATC ACCCGGAACCCCTTGGTGGCAGTGTATTACACCAACCGGGCACTGTGCTACCTGAAGATGCAGCAGCACGAGCAAGCCCTGGCTGACTGTCGGCGCGCCCTGGAGCTGGACGGGCAGTCTGTGAAGGCACACTTCTTCCTGGGGCAGTGCCAGCTGGAGATGGAAAGCTATGATGAGGCTATTGCCAACCTGCAGCGAG CCTACAACCTGGCCAAGGAGCAGCGGCTCAACTTTGGGGACGACATCCCCAGTGCTCTGCGCATCGCAAAGAAGAAGCGCTGGAACAGCATCGAGGAGCGGCGCATCCACCAGGAAAATGAGCTGCACTCTTACCTCACACGGCTCATTGTGGCTGAGCGTGAGAG GGAACTGGAAGAGTGTCAGCGGAACCACGAGGGTGATGAGGACGACAGCCACATACGGGCCCAGCAGGCCTGCATTGAAGCCAAGCATGTGAGGGTGCCCCAGCTCAagtgtgtgtcctgtgtgtgtgtgcgtgcgtgctgtGACGTGAGGTGCCCCAGCTCCTGTCGGGTCTGTGTCTCTCTCTgcatggggaggggagaggggtgtcAGGCCCACAAGTGGCTGTTTGGTTCTTTGCAGGACAAGTACTTGGCAGACATGGATGAGCTCTTCTCCCAGGTAGATGAGAAGAGAAAG AAGCGAGACATCCCCGACTACCTGTGCGGCAAGATCAGCTTTGAGCTGATGCGGGAGCCCTGCATCACGCCCAGCGGCATCACTTACGACCGCAAGGACATCGAGGAGCACCTGCAG CGCGTGGGCCATTTTGACCCTGTGACTCGGAGCCCCCTGACCCAGGAACAGCTCATCCCCAACCTGGCCATGAAAGAGGTCATCGATGCCTTCATCTCTGAGAATGGCTGGGTAGAGGATTACTGA
- the RHBDL1 gene encoding rhomboid-related protein 1 isoform X1 has translation MLGCQDGQVACREVPSGSPRLESPSSGLFPEAFPEEVALALTPRPGKRVVCRRVLGTARDSVSRLPLRGTSRMGIGSRAPFLPGHVLVRGARVSRPRVAGRASVACAAGAGGSVTRRRTERAEPEGRGGAESSAEQPLPAAAADPGPGPRPGSMDRSSLLQLIQEQQLDPENTGFIGADTFTGLVHRHELPLDPAKLDMLVALAQSNERGQVCYQELVDLISSKRSSSFKRAIANGQRALPRDGLLDEPGLGVYKRFVRYVAYEILPREVDRHWYFYRHRSCPPPVFMASVTLAQIIVFLCYGARLNKWVLQTYHPEYMKSPLVYHPGHRARAWRFLTYMFMHVGLEQLGFNALLQLMIGVPLEMVHGLLRISLLYLAGVLAGSLTVSITDMRAPVVGGSGGVYALCSAHLANVVMNWAGMRCPYKLLRMVLALVCMSSEVGRAVWLRFSPPLPASGPQPSFMAHLAGAVVGVSMGLTILRSYEERLRDQCGWWVVLLAYGTFLLFAIFWNIFAYDLLGAHIPPPP, from the exons ATGCTAGGCTGTCAGGATGGGCAAGTTGCCTGCAGGGAGGTACCTTCTGGGAGCCcccgcctggagagtcccagcaGTGGGCTGTTCCCTGAGGCCTTCCCCGAGGAGGTGGCGTTGGCGCTGACACCCCGCCCGGGAAAACGGGTCGTGTGCAGGAGGGTCTTGGGTACTGCGCGTGACTCAGTTTCACGGCTGCCGCTCCGCGGGACTAGCAGGATGGGAATTGGGAGCCGCGCGCCGTTCTTGCCCGGGCACGTCCTCGTGCGGGGTGCGCGCGTGTCCCGACCGCGCGTGGCTGGGCGGGCGTCGGTGGCGTGTGCGGCGGGGGCGGGCGGCTCCGTGACGCGGCGCCGAACGGAGCGGGCGGAGCCGGAGGGCCGGGGCGGAGCGGAGTCGTCCGCAGAGCAGCCCCTCCCGGCCGCGGCCGCCgaccccggccccggcccccggcccggCTCTATGGACAGGAGCTCGCTGCTGCAGCTTATCCAGGAGCAG CAGCTGGACCCTGAGAACACAGGCTTCATTGGTGCAGACACCTTCACTGGCCTGGTGCACCGCCATGAGCTGCCCCTGGACCCAGCCAAGCTGGACATGCTGGTGGCACTGGCCCAGAGCAACGAGCGGGGCCAGGTCTGCTATCAGGAGCTGGTGGACCTG ATCAGCAGCAAGCGCTCAAGCAGCTTCAAGCGGGCCATCGCCAACGGACAGCGGGCGCTGCCTCGGGACGGGCTGCTGGATGAGCCAGGCCTGGGTGTTTACAAGCGGTTCGTGCGCTACGTGGCCTACGAGATCCTGCCCCGAGAGGTGGACCGCCACTGGTATTTCTACCGGCACCGCAGCTGCCCGCCCCCCGTATTTATGGCCTCAGTCACCCTTGCCCAG ATCATCGTGTTCCTGTGCTATGGGGCCCGGCTCAACAAGTGGGTGCTGCAGACCTACCACCCCGAGTACATGAAGAGCCCCCTCGTGTACCACCCCGGCCACCGGGCTCGGGCCTGGCGCTTCCTCACCTATATGTTCATGCATGTCGG GCTGGAGCAGCTGGGGTTCAATGCCCTCCTGCAGCTGATGATCGGGGTGCCATTGGAGATGGTGCACGGCCTGCTCCGCATCAGCCTGCTCTACCTGGCGGGTGTGCTGGCAG GTTCCCTGACCGTCTCCATTACTGACATGCGGGCCCCTGTGGTGGGGGGCTCCGGCGGGGTCTATGCCCTGTGTTCTGCACACCTGGCCAATGTCGTCATG AACTGGGCTGGGATGAGGTGTCCCTACAAGCTGCTGAGGATGGTGCTGGCCCTGGTGTGCA TGAGCTCCGAGGTGGGCCGGGCCGTATGGCTGCGCTTCTCCCCGCCACTGCCTGCCTCAGGCCCACAGCCCAGCTTCATGGCGCACCTGGCGGGCGCGGTGGTGGGCGTCAGCATGGGCCTGACCATCCTGCGCAGCTACGAAGAGCGCCTGCGGGACCAGTGCGGCTGGTGGGTGGTACTGCTTGCCTATGGCACCTTCCTGCTGTTTGCCATCTTCTGGAACATCTTTGCCTACGACCTGTTGGGTGCCCATATCCCCCCACCACCCTGA
- the LOC110132847 gene encoding uncharacterized protein isoform X2 translates to MAAAGGLWSCADPSRWAAVLECRGVVLRARAGPQGRLEALDRWYREELPAAIEARAEKHVTRDELERLLEWKLARGRFRPRLRQLVAANSPELVVQRSAAAFRLLPDMHAAVMALCTLRGVGPATASAVLAARAPEVAAFMSEEAVAAVPGLPALQYTVKHYLLYLSRMQERATALSQGSPSGLWTPHHVEMALWTWAVGRKMCPNLLPNLGPSLVPAEDTRPAKKRRTQAE, encoded by the exons ATGGCCGCGGCCGGCGGGCTCTGGAGCTGTGCGGACCCGAGTCGCTGGGCCGCGGTCTTGGAGTGCCGCGGGGTGGTGCTGCGGGCACGCGCGGGCCCCCAGGGTCGGCTGGAAGCGCTGGACCGGTG GTACCGAGAGGAGCTGCCCGCGGCCATCGAGGCCCGCGCGGAGAAGCACGTGACACGAGACGAGCTGGAGCGGCTGCTGGAGTGGAAACTGGCG AGGGGCCGCTTCCGACCGCGCCTGCGGCAACTTGTGGCCGCCAACTCTCCGGAGCTGGTGGTGCAGCGTTCGGCCGCCGCCTTCCGCCTTCTGCCAGACATGCACGCAGCAGTCATGGCTCTGTGCACCCTCCGCGGCGTGGGCCCGGCTACCGCCTCGG CGGTACTGGCTGCCAGAGCTCCTGAGGTGGCAGCCTTCATGTCTGAGGAGGCAGTGGCCGCAGTGCCCGGCCTGCCCGCCCTGCAGTACACTGTCAAGCACTACTTGCTCTACCTGAGCCGGATGCAGGAGCGTGCCACAGCTCTGAGCCAAG GCAGTCCATCTGGGCTGTGGACCCCACACCACGTGGAGATGGCCCTGTGGACCTGGGCTGTAGGGCGGAAGATGTGCCCGAACCTGCTGCCCAACCTGGGTCCCAGCCTGGTCCCCGCTGAGGACACCAGGCCAGCCAAGAAGCGCAGGACCCAGGCTGAGTGA
- the LOC110132847 gene encoding uncharacterized protein isoform X1 — MAPRGTAWAPLPGSAPSPPCPRSPSPRSARARSSAPPPELPVCRYREELPAAIEARAEKHVTRDELERLLEWKLARGRFRPRLRQLVAANSPELVVQRSAAAFRLLPDMHAAVMALCTLRGVGPATASAVLAARAPEVAAFMSEEAVAAVPGLPALQYTVKHYLLYLSRMQERATALSQGSPSGLWTPHHVEMALWTWAVGRKMCPNLLPNLGPSLVPAEDTRPAKKRRTQAE; from the exons ATGGCGCCGCGCGGCACCGCCTGGGCTCCGCTCCCAGGCTCCGCACCCAGCCCGCCCTGCCCCCGCAGCCCGAGCCCGCGATCCGCTCGGGCCCGGTCCAGCGCTCCGCCACCGGAACTTCCGGTCTGCAG GTACCGAGAGGAGCTGCCCGCGGCCATCGAGGCCCGCGCGGAGAAGCACGTGACACGAGACGAGCTGGAGCGGCTGCTGGAGTGGAAACTGGCG AGGGGCCGCTTCCGACCGCGCCTGCGGCAACTTGTGGCCGCCAACTCTCCGGAGCTGGTGGTGCAGCGTTCGGCCGCCGCCTTCCGCCTTCTGCCAGACATGCACGCAGCAGTCATGGCTCTGTGCACCCTCCGCGGCGTGGGCCCGGCTACCGCCTCGG CGGTACTGGCTGCCAGAGCTCCTGAGGTGGCAGCCTTCATGTCTGAGGAGGCAGTGGCCGCAGTGCCCGGCCTGCCCGCCCTGCAGTACACTGTCAAGCACTACTTGCTCTACCTGAGCCGGATGCAGGAGCGTGCCACAGCTCTGAGCCAAG GCAGTCCATCTGGGCTGTGGACCCCACACCACGTGGAGATGGCCCTGTGGACCTGGGCTGTAGGGCGGAAGATGTGCCCGAACCTGCTGCCCAACCTGGGTCCCAGCCTGGTCCCCGCTGAGGACACCAGGCCAGCCAAGAAGCGCAGGACCCAGGCTGAGTGA
- the STUB1 gene encoding E3 ubiquitin-protein ligase CHIP isoform X3, translating into MKGKEEKEGGARLGAGGGSPEKSPSAQELKEQGNRLFVGRKYPEAAACYGRAITRNPLVAVYYTNRALCYLKMQQHEQALADCRRALELDGQSVKAHFFLGQCQLEMESYDEAIANLQRAYNLAKEQRLNFGDDIPSALRIAKKKRWNSIEERRIHQENELHSYLTRLIVAERERELEECQRNHEGDEDDSHIRAQQACIEAKHDKYLADMDELFSQVDEKRKKRDIPDYLCGKISFELMREPCITPSGITYDRKDIEEHLQRVGHFDPVTRSPLTQEQLIPNLAMKEVIDAFISENGWVEDY; encoded by the exons ATGAAGggcaaggaggagaaggagggcgGCGCACGGCTCGGCGCCGGCGGCGGCAGCCCCGAGAAGAGCCCGAGTGCACAGGAGCTCAAGGAGCAGGGCAATCGGCTCTTCGTGGGCCGCAAGTACCCGGAGGCGGCGGCCTGCTACGGCCGCGCCATC ACCCGGAACCCCTTGGTGGCAGTGTATTACACCAACCGGGCACTGTGCTACCTGAAGATGCAGCAGCACGAGCAAGCCCTGGCTGACTGTCGGCGCGCCCTGGAGCTGGACGGGCAGTCTGTGAAGGCACACTTCTTCCTGGGGCAGTGCCAGCTGGAGATGGAAAGCTATGATGAGGCTATTGCCAACCTGCAGCGAG CCTACAACCTGGCCAAGGAGCAGCGGCTCAACTTTGGGGACGACATCCCCAGTGCTCTGCGCATCGCAAAGAAGAAGCGCTGGAACAGCATCGAGGAGCGGCGCATCCACCAGGAAAATGAGCTGCACTCTTACCTCACACGGCTCATTGTGGCTGAGCGTGAGAG GGAACTGGAAGAGTGTCAGCGGAACCACGAGGGTGATGAGGACGACAGCCACATACGGGCCCAGCAGGCCTGCATTGAAGCCAAGCAT GACAAGTACTTGGCAGACATGGATGAGCTCTTCTCCCAGGTAGATGAGAAGAGAAAG AAGCGAGACATCCCCGACTACCTGTGCGGCAAGATCAGCTTTGAGCTGATGCGGGAGCCCTGCATCACGCCCAGCGGCATCACTTACGACCGCAAGGACATCGAGGAGCACCTGCAG CGCGTGGGCCATTTTGACCCTGTGACTCGGAGCCCCCTGACCCAGGAACAGCTCATCCCCAACCTGGCCATGAAAGAGGTCATCGATGCCTTCATCTCTGAGAATGGCTGGGTAGAGGATTACTGA